One window of Paenibacillus albicereus genomic DNA carries:
- the yajC gene encoding preprotein translocase subunit YajC, with product MYLASQPASGGGIWGMLLPFILMFVVFYFLLIRPQQKKQKARNALLGALKKGDKISTIGGMHGTIVELTDDTVVLRVNDTARITFERSAINTVLSSAPAPAESRAAAKEEKSDKVEPEGTL from the coding sequence ATGTATCTCGCATCTCAACCTGCCAGCGGCGGCGGCATCTGGGGAATGCTGCTTCCCTTCATCCTCATGTTCGTGGTGTTCTACTTCCTGCTGATCCGTCCGCAGCAAAAGAAGCAGAAAGCCCGCAACGCGCTGCTCGGCGCGCTGAAGAAAGGCGACAAGATCTCGACGATCGGCGGCATGCACGGCACGATCGTGGAGCTGACCGACGACACGGTCGTGCTTCGCGTCAACGATACGGCCCGCATTACCTTCGAGCGCAGCGCCATCAATACGGTGCTGAGCAGCGCTCCGGCTCCGGCAGAGAGCAGAGCGGCCGCCAAGGAAGAGAAGAGCGACAAGGTGGAGCCGGAAGGCACGCTGTAA